A genomic region of Raphanus sativus cultivar WK10039 chromosome 6, ASM80110v3, whole genome shotgun sequence contains the following coding sequences:
- the LOC108807498 gene encoding uncharacterized protein LOC108807498, translating to MFLTETKKCRDILVDLKLWLGYDGVFTVDHVGLSGGLAVFWKSGIKLDFKYADKNLIDMQVQYGEISFFLSCIYGEPSSVGKEIVWERLSRIGVCRKEKWCLIGDFNEILNNGEKTGGPLRSEASFQPFGDMLSVCGMEELESSGIRFTWAGQRWKKWIQCCLDRAFGNKAWRRDFPGSNQLFLAKRGSDHRPVLLKLQAYQDRAGGQFRFDKKFLFQPGVKQKIIEAWRGSAERSVNRSVAKRLRDCRGTLSAWKKERNFNARNKIQLLEDRLEWFQSRNYSCCHAIRVMKKELCRAYKEEELFWQQRSMEKWLKFGDRNSNFFHESVKGNRVRRRLIKIKNANGEEQWSEAAKAQVAVDYFSVLFKSSNPPSYQTLFQEMTPRVTEEMNQQLRREVSDEEIRSAVFSIKASSAPGPDGMSGLFFQQYWGEIGSKVTLEVKRFFERGCMPKDWNFTYLCLLPKIHEPESMADLRPISLCSVLYKIISKVMVGRLQPMLPDLISVNQSAFVAERLITDNIAIAHEAVHALRVHPTIMKENMVVKTDMSKAYDKVEWSYLRSLMEALGFDHTWVNLIMACITSVSFAVLINDQPFGMIKPQRGLRQGDPLSPFLFVLCTEGLTHLMNRAERLSLLQGLRFTDSGPSIHHLLFADDSLFICKATVSQAQTLHSVLQVYGRATGQTINLQKSAISFGSQIHPAPKLAIQGVLGILNEGGSSKYLGLPECFSGSKVELLSYLKERVNGRLNAWYLKKLSQGGKEILLKTTASALPVYPMSVFKLPKSICANISSVMAKFWWGSDAHRQKIHWIAWDKLCLPKESGGMGFRELEVFNQALLAKQAWKILTSPSCLLAQFLKSGYYPNSDFLEAKMGERPSFAWRSLLFGRDLLMKGLQKRVGDGNSICVWTDKWFEDEADGYGMRAPWIKNCTFDVNLRARDLIDFQNRRWNVEALEEVFVPSDIQLLLKNQPVTSKEDFWVWKFNKSGAYSVKSGYWLAYQEKSKETRQRAEALPSINPLKTQIWKVSTAPKIRLFVWKALSQALPVADLLIDRGMKCDDRCQLCGCEGESVNHVLFSCHLARKCWALSNIPSPRGGFSQGSLYQNMNYLLKMSKNAKLEIEITRCWPWILWYLWKSRNTFIFEGKSFEAEEIIKKAIDETEAWFLAQQVQSGMERAETEVATRDLNCPKQSIPAGWVLCEFDMDWSKHSQEMGVAWIVREESGKVLMHSRRAFSNIKSVGEAKLQVWMWVLESMKSLKKSKVIFLSTFGDFVEAIKKPGLWPVLQFEAQELKRELQAFEAWELRIGLPASVRCASFIAQSVRSLGLYQSYVAIGHPRWLDHLYSSERNSSVV from the coding sequence ATGTTCTTGACGGAGACAAAGAAGTGTAGAGATATTTTGGTTGATTTAAAGCTTTGGTTGGGTTATGATGGGGTCTTCACGGTGGATCATGTAGGCTTGAGTGGAGGCTTGGCAGTATTTTGGAAAAGCGGCATCAAGCTGGATTTTAAATATGCGGATAAGAACTTGATTGATATGCAAGTTCAATATGGTGAAATTAGTTTCTTTCTGTCATGTATATATGGGGAGCCATCCTCGGTGGGCAAAGAGATTGTATGGGAAAGATTAAGTAGGATTGGAGTctgtagaaaagaaaaatggtgCTTGATTGGGGATTTTAACGAGATTCTCAACAATGGGGAAAAAACAGGAGGTCCTCTGAGATCAGAAGCATCATTTCAGCCGTTTGGAGACATGTTGTCGGTCTGTGGGATGGAGGAACTAGAGTCATCTGGGATAAGATTCACTTGGGCTGGTCAGAGATGGAAGAAGTGGATTCAATGTTGTTTAGACAGAGCTTTTGGCAACAAAGCATGGAGAAGAGACTTCCCTGGATCCAATCAATTGTTTCTGGCCAAACGTGGTTCTGATCATAGACCGGTCCTCCTGAAATTGCAAGCGTATCAAGATAGAGCTGGTGGCCAATTTCGCTTCGATAAGAAATTTCTGTTTCAACCAGGAGTTAAACAGAAGATTATTGAAGCATGGAGGGGGTCAGCGGAGAGGTCTGTAAATCGAAGCGTGGCGAAAAGACTGAGAGATTGTAGGGGAACTCTGAGCGCTTGGAAAAAGGAGAGGAACTTCAATGCCAGAAATAAAATTCAGTTGCTTGAAGACAGGTTAGAATGGTTCCAATCTCGGAATTATTCTTGCTGCCATGCGATAAGAGTGATGAAGAAGGAATTATGCAGAGCGTACAAAGAAGAGGAACTCTTTTGGCAGCAGAGAAGCATGGAAAAATGGCTGAAGTTTGGTGATAGAAATTCTAATTTTTTCCATGAGTCTGTGAAGGGGAACAGAGTTAGGCGAagattgattaaaattaaaaacgcTAATGGGGAGGAACAGTGGTCAGAAGCAGCAAAGGCTCAAGTCGCGGTGGACTACTTCAGTGTACTTTTTAAATCTTCTAATCCACCAAGCTATCAGACTCTGTTCCAGGAAATGACGCCAAGAGTTACGGAAGAAATGAATCAGCAGCTGAGGAGAGAAGTCTCAGATGAAGAAATTAGAAGTGCTGTATTCAGTATCAAAGCCTCAAGTGCACCTGGCCCTGATGGCATGTCGGGACTCTTCTTCCAACAATACTGGGGAGAAATTGGCTCTAAAGTAACGTTGGAGGTGAAAAgattctttgagagggggtgtaTGCCGAAAGATTGGAATTTCACATATCTCTGCCTCCTTCCAAAGATACATGAACCGGAATCAATGGCAGATCTTAGACCGATAAGTCTTTGTTCGGTTCTATATAAGATCATATCGAAGGTTATGGTGGGGCGTCTACAGCCTATGCTTCCGGATCTTATCTCGGTTAATCAATCCGCTTTCGTGGCAGAGAGATTAATTACAGATAACATAGCGATTGCACACGAAGCGGTTCATGCACTGAGGGTACACCCGACCATCATGAAGGAAAATATGGTGGTCAAAACGGACATGTCAAAGGCTTATGACAAGGTGGAATGGAGTTATCTCAGAAGTCTGATGGAAGCTCTCGGGTTTGATCATACTTGGGTAAACTTGATCATGGCTTGTATCACTTCAGTATCCTTCGCGGTTTTAATCAATGATCAGCCTTTTGGAATGATTAAACCGCAGCGTGGACTACGACAAGGAGACCCACTCTCGCCATTTCTCTTTGTGTTGTGTACGGAGGGTTTAACACACTTGATGAACAGGGCAGAAAGACTGAGTTTGCTCCAGGGGTTAAGGTTTACTGACTCGGGACCATCGATCCATCATCTGTTGTTCGCCGATGACAGTCTGTTTATCTGCAAGGCGACAGTATCCCAAGCTCAGACTCTGCATTCAGTACTTCAGGTTTATGGAAGAGCAACAGGGCAAACGATAAACCTGCAGAAATCAGCGATCTCCTTTGGTTCGCAGATTCACCCTGCTCCAAAACTGGCCATACAAGGAGTGCTTGGTATCTTAAATGAGGGAGGTTCAAGCAAGTATCTGGGGTTACCAGAGTGCTTCAGCGGCTCTAAGGTGGAATTGCTAAGTTACTTAAAGGAAAGAGTGAATGGAAGGTTGAATGCTTGGTACCTAAAAAAACTATCTCAAGGCGGCAAAGAAATTTTGCTAAAGACGACAGCCTCAGCCCTACCTGTGTATCCAATGTCTGTTTTTAAACTCCCCAAATCAATTTGTGCTAACATCTCTAGTGTCATGGCCAAATTTTGGTGGGGATCAGATGCGCACAGACAAAAAATACATTGGATAGCTTGGGACAAATTGTGTCTACCAAAGGAAAGCGGAGGAATGGGCTTTAGGGAGCTGGAAGTTTTTAACCAGGCTTTGTTGGCTAAACAGGCATGGAAGATATTGACATCACCTTCTTGCCTACTGGCACAGTTTCTCAAGAGTGGGTACTATCCAAACTCTGATTTCCTAGAAGCCAAAATGGGGGAAAGGCCGTCCTTCGCATGGAGAAGCTTGCTGTTTGGAAGAGATCTTCTCATGAAGGGATTACAAAAAAGAGTTGGTGATGGAAATTCTATCTGTGTGTGGACTGACAAATGGTTTGAAGATGAGGCGGATGGGTATGGAATGCGAGCTCCTTGGATCAAAAATTGTACTTTTGATGTCAATTTGAGAGCCAGGGACTTGATCGACTTCCAGAATAGAAGATGGAATGTGGAAGCTTTAGAAGAGGTGTTTGTTCCTTCAGACATTCAACTCCTGCTTAAGAACCAACCGGTAACATCAAAGGAAGATTTCTGGGTGTGGAAATTCAACAAATCAGGGGCTTACTCTGTCAAGTCTGGGTACTGGCTGGCATATCAAGAGAAGAGTAAAGAGACTCGACAAAGAGCTGAAGCACTGCCTTCGATCAACCCTCTCAAGACACAGATTTGGAAAGTCAGTACGGCCCCAAAGATTAGGTTGTTCGTTTGGAAAGCTCTCTCTCAAGCATTGCCGGTTGCGGATCTTTTGATTGATCGGGGTATGAAATGTGATGACAGATGTCAGTTATGTGGATGTGAAGGTGAGTCGGTCAACCATGTGCTATTCTCTTGTCATTTGGCAAGGAAATGTTGGGCTCTATCCAACATCCCATCTCCAAGGGGCGGTTTCAGTCAAGGCTCGTTGTATCAAAACATGAATTATCTACTCAAAATGAGTAAGAATGCAAAGCTGGAGATTGAAATCACTAGATGTTGGCCTTGGATCTTATGGTACCTGTGGAAGAGTAGAAATACCTTTATCTTTGAAGGTAAATCTTTTGAGGCAGAAGAGATCATCAAAAAAGCCATAGACGAAACAGAAGCTTGGTTTTTGGCCCAACAGGTACAGAGTGGAATGGAGAGAGCAGAAACAGAGGTCGCAACAAGAGACTTGAATTGTCCAAAGCAATCGATTCCAGCAGGTTGGGTCTTGTGTGAATTCGATATGGACTGGAGTAAGCATTCTCAAGAGATGGGAGTGGCTTGGATTGTGAGAGAAGAAAGCGGAAAAGTACTGATGCACAGTAGGAGAGCTTTTTCGAATATCAAGTCAGTGGGGGAAGCAAAGTTGCAAGTATGGATGTGGGTTTTAGAAAGTATGAAAAGCCTAAAGAAATCAAAGGTTATCTTCCTCTCAACCTTTGGTGACTTCGTTGAGGCAATCAAAAAACCTGGGTTGTGGCCTGTACTGCAATTTGAAGCACAGGAATTGAAACGAGAGTTGCAGGCCTTTGAGGCATGGGAGCTACGGATTGGTTTGCCGGCTTCAGTCAGATGTGCGTCTTTCATAGCGCAGAGTGTGAGATCCTTAGGTCTGTATCAGTCTTATGTTGCTATTGGGCATCCAAGATGGCTGGATCACCTTTACTCGAGTGAAAGAAACTCATCTGTTGTTTAG
- the LOC108807493 gene encoding uncharacterized protein LOC108807493, which yields MDRALMALSLEEEEIPFEMPDLPGFCSNEKNKLSLVGRMLNPECQNMSNLIWRMPRKWQKEGKCRGVALSRERFQFFFDHEHDLLDVLEKGVHTCNEWALAIERWVEEPPDDYLQYILLWVRISNIPVNYYTKEAIMALGDLVGEVKEFIFDPTKPQTQPYERVQVRFNVANPLKTSRVVNLKGAKAVTIHYNYERIQKRCFTCFRLNHEQSICPLVVKKRKDEALARRQKISKELALKKPVLEEGDPLFGVLSEEQVRINVVTGRPKIVKEVLDEMRQYLTLTTDEDRAVREERVRSSVAAVEKDPMLQRTVLRLEAPPIVSRDFNRGKGIVFSYKEMERQKEDRVPQEKIMASAIKAGIAGKWNDNNVIMAESADENCGQINMGSSQGSTVFSTGFSEPCASTGTKKKPYQRRRPPKSKRKPRPLMLEDNEAGTLWDKAAGKRVAGSKKRKVETEVGDLLVSEKSKTLKVIPREGSPSL from the coding sequence ATGGATAGAGCTTTGATGGCTCTCTCgctggaagaagaagaaataccTTTTGAAATGCCGGATCTGCCGGGATTTTGCTCGAACGAGAAAAACAAGCTCAGTTTGGTGGGTAGAATGCTAAACCCAGAATGTCAGAATATGTCCAACCTTATCTGGAGAATGCCAAGAAAATGGCAAAAGGAAGGCAAATGTAGAGGGGTCGCGCTTTCGAGGGAGAGATTCCAGTTCTTCTTTGATCACGAGCACGACTTGCTAGATGTATTGGAGAAAGGAGTACATACCTGTAACGAATGGGCTTTGGCGATAGAGAGATGGGTTGAAGAGCCACCGGATGATTACTTACAGTACATTCTGCTCTGGGTTCGCATAAGCAACATTCCGGTGAACTACTATACCAAGGAAGCTATCATGGCGTTGGGAGATTTGGTAGGGGAAGTGAAGGAATTCATTTTCGACCCTACAAAACCTCAAACCCAACCGTATGAAAGAGTCCAGGTGCGGTTTAATGTGGCTAACCCGCTGAAGACGTCGAGGGTGGTCAATCTCAAGGGAGCAAAAGCGGTGACCATCCATTACAACTATGAAAGAATCCAGAAGAGATGTTTCACTTGCTTCAGGCTGAACCATGAACAAAGTATATGTCCCCTTGTagtgaagaaaagaaaagatgaagCTTTAGCGAGGAGACAGAAGATCTCAAAGGAGTTAGCACTGAAAAAACCAGTTCTTGAAGAAGGAGATCCGTTGTTTGGGGTTCTCTCAGAAGAGCAAGTAAGAATCAATGTGGTTACGGGAAGACCAAAAATCGTCAAAGAGGTATTAGATGAGATGAGACAGTACCTAACATTGACGACTGATGAAGACAGAGCTGTCAGAGAAGAGCGGGTAAGGAGCTCGGTTGCAGCTGTAGAGAAAGATCCTATGCTCCAACGCACTGTGTTAAGACTAGAGGCACCTCCCATAGTGTCTCGAGATTTTAATAGAGGAAAAGGGATTGTCTTCAGTTACAAGGAGATGGAGAGGCAGAAAGAGGATAGAGTTCCACAGGAAAAAATAATGGCGTCTGCAATAAAGGCTGGCATAGCTGGGAAGTGGAATGATAACAATGTCATTATGGCTGAAAGTGCTGATGAGAATTGTGGCCAGATTAATATGGGTTCTTCTCAGGGTTCGACGGTATTTAGCACTGGTTTCTCGGAACCTTGTGCTTCAACCGGGACCAAGAAGAAACCGTATCAGCGCAGGCGACCTCCAAAGTCAAAAAGGAAGCCGAGGCCTTTGATGCTGGAAGATAACGAGGCAGGAACTCTATGGGATAAAGCTGCAGGGAAAAGAGTGGCAGGAAGTAAAAAGAGGAAGGTAGAAACTGAAGTTGGGGATCTTCTAGTTTCGGAGAAGTCTAAAACCCTAAAGGTGATCCCAAGGGAGGGATCGCCCAGCCTTTAG